The region ATGGCCTGGACCTGCTGCTGAGCATGGACTAATGTACCATGTTCACTCCACAACCTATGCAACACCTGAAGGGAAGCTTTGGGCCACTTTTTACTGCCTTCTTCCAGCCTGGAGACAAGGTCATCCCCAGAGAGGTTGCTCTTTCCAGCTGACCTGGTAAAACAAATCTAAACTATCACACTTCCACATACAACAAAGTCCTGCTTTATGTATGATTTAGCCTTTTGCTAGGCGCATAACCCGGGATAAAGGCTGTTAAAGCGCTGTCACACAATCAATGCCAATGAAATAGGCATGATCTCATTTAGGGGATTTGGAATGAACCTGCAAATACATCAAACTGGACAAACCAATCGACATGCTGGGCCTTAAACAATGACATAAGGAATACATGTGGGCTACACAGGAGTAGACACATTCACCAGATAACAAACAACATTCAGAggctaaatattaaaaataggACAGAAGATACCTGAATGTTAACAGGAGAAATCTGATAATGTTCTGTAGAGCTTCATGGTCAAGTCTGACTCCAGCTCTTTGAAATTTCtgcccagaaaaaaaaaaaaaaaagcaatgaaagAGGAACTTGGAAAGATGGGTTACTGTAAGTTGAAAAATATTCTAAGGAAATATTGACTCACATAAATTTCAGCTGAATCTACTCCTTTAGTTTGTCCTTGAAGATATATCAGAATGTGCTGACACTGTGGAGATTATAAGATTAGTTATCACAACTACAGAAGAACCTCTATGGCAACAAAACCACATCCTGTGAGAAATCTGCAGTGTGGCTGCCAATAGCCCTACAACAAACACTCTTATAttgtatttaacatttaaaattcagTTGTTAATGTCACTTATTCACTTAAACAATAATCAAGTCAATCAGTTCTATGCTAGAGATAAAACGTACTTACTGCTTCAGTCAACAGATCTGGAGAAAGCTTACAGATGTTGTCCACAACTTTGTTGACACCTGAAGTACAGACATTAAGTAAGTCCCAGTGTCATGTGAGTCTATGCTAACCATGGTACCTCCAGGCTCTCCGTTTAATAGCAGGCAAGCAACTTCAACTGCAATAGCATTTATGATGTTAATTATGCATTTATGATAAAACTATTAGAAATATGTCAGTCTAGCTAGCGTTATccgtcttcttctttttctcctagAATGTATTCAGAAATAATAATTAGATTAATATAAGTGTTTAATTATATCACATATCTAAAAACCAAACGGCCAGTgttcaaaacacaacaaactcaGGAAGGACATGATCAAAAATTAAAGCTCAAACATCAGAAacatatgtattgtatgtaaatgtatgtctgtatccagcctgcctatggtcccccagtggctagaaatggcgacaattgtaaaccgagccctgggtatcctgctctgcctttgagaaaatggaagctcagatgggccgatctggaatattgcctcttatgaggtcataaggagcaaggttgcctcccctttctctgctttgcccacccagagaatttgacccacacatgagagacagacatcatggctttcaaacaagtcaaatggcagttggtcaaggctgCACCCCCAGCCTtcatattaggggaccactaggtctatataaaagcattcaaaaagagcaccatgtcatgggacctttaagagaaCCGTTTCCCCAAGGTGCGCCTTTGTGTCAAAACAAAGATGGCAGCTGGTTGACGGTTTGTGTGCAagcttctttaactgtctatgggtgcAAGAGGCACGATCTTGAGCTTGCTAGGCTTCCGTTCTGATCAGCGTTAGGCGTGTTGGCAGAGATAACTGGTATCAGTTAGGGCAGagtgatctctctctctctggctctgggTAAGGGTAACGTTGTATCCGGTAGTGTCTCATGAAAAACAGATTGGAGTAGGGATTTGGTTTGGCTCAGCATTCCGAAAGGAGAAGCACATATCGACAGGGAAACAACCGAACACACCGCTAATGAGTAACTACATTTCCTGGATGGTGCCCAATGCTACCCTGCCTCTTCCTCCGTCTAGTCAAACTACAAGCTACTGGAAAGTGAAAAGACTACTAGCTACGTGATCCAAGTTAAAAACCCACCATGCGAATCCTCTGCTGCTGGCATCCTCTCTGTCTGGCTGCAGGTTTTGGCAGTGCCGCCTGGCAACTTTTAAGACCGCTTTAGCGACTTAGCTATATATCAAATCTGTATTAGGTCTACTACTCCTTTCAAACCTCCTAGTGACAAATTGAGTGACTTTATCATGTATGTATGAGACTTTATCGGCAGAGGAACGCCTGTCGTTGCAGtgactcttcttctttctgtttatGGTCTGATCGTAAAAAGAGGCATACCGCCATCTACTGTATTGGAGCGCGttgttcctttttctttaaattttacGACAGTTGGCGTTCTTGACGTTACATTACTGCCCCCCGTTCCTCAAATTTCTATAATAAtagacaaaaaataatgatggtaatacaatttatttaaatagcgcTTTACATGTTACGCAAATACACTTTACAGTAGAAATGTGattgcaaaaaacacacataaaacaagcagaTTGCGAGCAACAAgcaaaagttattaaaacaataactagCAGTGGATAATATGTCAAACTATTGTTGGTGGAAGGCTGATCTGAAGAGGTGTGATTTGAAAGCCTCTAGTCTGACTTCCTGACTTGCACATCACTGTCAGTTTACCTTGTAACTTTGTCTTTAATGGTTTTTGTATAGcttcacaaaataatttaagtATCCTATTATAGTTTATATAgctcttatttatttaattttactttcCATATTGATCTACTTATTTCTGCCTTTGTGCTGCTGCAACCAAATTCCCCCTTCTGGA is a window of Etheostoma cragini isolate CJK2018 chromosome 11, CSU_Ecrag_1.0, whole genome shotgun sequence DNA encoding:
- the commd6 gene encoding COMM domain-containing protein 6, producing MPAAEDSHGVNKVVDNICKLSPDLLTEACQHILIYLQGQTKGVDSAEIYKFQRAGVRLDHEALQNIIRFLLLTFRSAGKSNLSGDDLVSRLEEGSKKWPKASLQVLHRLWSEHGTLVHAQQQVQAMLSISQLVDMQWKLGMAVSSDTCRSLNSPYVSLLLKIVEPSGQICQRSFEMTIPQFQNFHKQFKEMAAVMETV